From Streptomyces sp. Edi4, one genomic window encodes:
- a CDS encoding XRE family transcriptional regulator, with the protein MPKNPALAELIRRAVEIRGWGPSDLARAVGVAASGDPDRVQRANARRWMTGEREPKYWWPYIAQVLSLDPAVTPPPSDSQVAQCGTAATSALGLETTSPLSVFASLSAPELPAQVRPGDIQEVQQAALTLTTWHNLHGGGGLVRQTGTAQLAWAAKLLDVPCSEVLRQPLFASVAHLGMVAGVACFDAFAHDDARRAFTFAAACAEEADEWHLRGKIYSWRARHAVWMGDPDTALTHAEVGVIRSDRLTHTERAMLYIARARAHAKAGDVRATLTAVDEADDAYSHTHPADDPPWMSYYDYAQHQGDTGHALFDLAMTTRNRHHVQAASERLAAACSHHADTYIRSRVFSRTKLATLAMAAGDAAEAVRIGTTALEEATRVRSGRAEAGLVELARTAAQERGMVAEARELSERITRTISKGTTT; encoded by the coding sequence GTGCCCAAGAACCCGGCGCTCGCTGAGCTGATCCGCCGGGCCGTCGAGATACGAGGCTGGGGGCCGAGCGATCTCGCCCGAGCCGTCGGCGTCGCTGCATCCGGCGACCCCGACCGTGTGCAGCGAGCGAACGCCCGTAGGTGGATGACGGGCGAGCGTGAACCCAAGTATTGGTGGCCCTACATCGCCCAGGTTCTGAGCCTGGACCCGGCCGTCACCCCTCCGCCGTCGGACAGCCAAGTGGCGCAGTGCGGGACCGCTGCCACATCGGCACTCGGCTTGGAGACGACCTCTCCGCTCAGCGTCTTCGCCAGCCTTTCTGCGCCGGAGCTCCCCGCGCAGGTGCGTCCGGGCGACATCCAAGAAGTCCAGCAAGCGGCGTTGACCCTGACGACATGGCACAACCTTCACGGCGGCGGTGGTCTCGTCCGGCAGACGGGAACTGCCCAACTGGCGTGGGCTGCCAAGCTGCTTGATGTGCCGTGCTCCGAGGTCTTACGCCAACCGCTGTTCGCCTCGGTGGCACACCTCGGGATGGTCGCTGGCGTCGCCTGCTTCGACGCGTTCGCCCATGACGACGCCCGCCGTGCATTCACCTTCGCGGCGGCCTGCGCCGAGGAAGCCGACGAGTGGCATCTGCGCGGGAAGATCTACAGCTGGCGGGCCCGGCACGCCGTGTGGATGGGGGACCCCGACACGGCACTGACCCACGCCGAGGTCGGCGTCATCCGCTCGGACCGGCTCACCCACACGGAACGGGCCATGCTCTACATCGCCCGAGCCCGCGCCCATGCCAAGGCTGGCGACGTGCGGGCTACCCTTACCGCCGTGGACGAGGCCGACGACGCGTACAGCCACACCCACCCGGCCGACGACCCTCCATGGATGTCGTACTACGACTACGCCCAACACCAAGGCGACACCGGGCACGCCCTGTTCGACCTCGCCATGACCACCCGCAACCGGCACCACGTCCAAGCCGCCTCTGAACGGTTGGCCGCGGCGTGCTCCCACCACGCCGACACCTACATCCGCTCGCGCGTGTTCTCCCGTACGAAACTGGCCACCTTGGCCATGGCGGCTGGTGATGCCGCCGAAGCCGTCCGGATCGGAACCACCGCCTTGGAGGAGGCCACCCGCGTCCGCTCTGGCCGAGCCGAAGCTGGGCTGGTAGAACTCGCCCGTACCGCCGCTCAAGAGCGAGGCATGGTGGCCGAAGCCCGCGAACTGAGCGAACGCATCACCCGCACCATCAGCAAGGGGACGACTACGTGA
- a CDS encoding aminoglycoside phosphotransferase family protein translates to MTVSTSDAAAQATWPLVANACRKAGLDPSGAEPVRIADNAIWSIPGNIIVRVTRPGRRAAAHRELLTAQWLAECGVPAVRPALPSAVDLPEDRAATFWERLPDHTVGRHEDVARLLRLLHRLPAPEHLLTLSDPAAKARTRLEAVQRAGVISDGDMAWLVGYADELAAVWSSLPQGLAPAPLHGDAWAGNVVRTHDGYAYLLDLDSAAVGAPEWDLTSTAVKVTTTATISAAEYERYVNAYGGYDVTEYEGFEVMRGIRELRMTTYAIQTAIDHPHTADEARHRVACLRGLNGPRPWTWTAVPHPPGSPGPIV, encoded by the coding sequence GTGACGGTCAGCACCAGTGATGCCGCAGCACAAGCGACCTGGCCGCTCGTCGCAAACGCCTGTCGCAAGGCCGGCCTCGACCCCTCGGGCGCCGAACCGGTCCGAATTGCCGACAACGCCATCTGGTCCATACCCGGCAATATCATTGTCCGCGTCACGCGCCCCGGCCGTCGAGCCGCCGCACACCGTGAGCTCCTCACCGCCCAATGGCTTGCCGAGTGTGGCGTCCCCGCGGTTCGCCCCGCTCTCCCCTCTGCGGTGGACTTGCCCGAGGATCGCGCGGCTACATTCTGGGAGCGGCTGCCCGACCACACTGTCGGCCGCCACGAAGACGTGGCCCGTCTCCTGCGCCTACTCCACAGGCTGCCCGCCCCTGAGCATCTCCTGACCCTGTCCGACCCGGCGGCCAAGGCCCGCACGCGCCTCGAAGCCGTTCAGCGCGCTGGCGTCATCAGCGACGGAGACATGGCTTGGCTCGTCGGCTACGCCGATGAACTCGCCGCTGTCTGGAGCTCCTTGCCCCAGGGGCTCGCCCCCGCTCCGCTCCACGGCGACGCTTGGGCCGGCAACGTCGTTCGCACTCACGACGGGTACGCCTACCTTCTCGACCTCGACTCTGCCGCCGTCGGCGCACCCGAATGGGACCTGACATCCACGGCCGTGAAGGTCACCACGACCGCCACCATCAGCGCGGCCGAGTACGAGCGATATGTGAACGCGTACGGCGGATACGACGTCACCGAGTACGAAGGGTTCGAGGTAATGCGCGGAATCCGCGAACTCCGCATGACTACCTATGCCATCCAGACGGCCATCGACCATCCCCACACCGCAGACGAGGCACGCCACCGGGTCGCTTGCCTGCGCGGACTCAACGGTCCTCGCCCGTGGACTTGGACCGCTGTCCCACACCCGCCGGGAAGTCCTGGACCCATCGTCTGA
- a CDS encoding relaxase/mobilization nuclease domain-containing protein, whose product MIPSIHKRGSDTVGLIRYLYGPGTKEEHTNPHLVAAFDPLTPDPGRDPSATYQQLQHLLDQPVNALPKGRRPAKHVWHISVRASPEDPILSDENWATIARRTVAATGIAPDGDEAACRWAAVRHADDHIHIIATLVRDDGRRPRLHNEARRAQAEARRIEADYRLRQVAPGDGTAAKRPTSAARHKAERLGQEAASQELLREHVRRALAGASDETEFFDRLAAEGVRIDKRLAPSGDVLGYKVAIVGDRNKAQEPIWYAGSTLAPDLSLPRIRKRFTAAADLEREAAAFYSSGVSAPARARYAAADATDTARAAFAFGDERTAAAHLVGVGEVLDAIAQTTIGPSRTELREAAWYFERATRSHIRAKDQEMYALRRAARQIVHSGTALGRGPDGTATALILDVVILAVIAAARWHAARGHAQQTEAAQQAAGHLRAAYQAAAAEPLAALRTHGERLHAPTRQRHTNTVRAALPHLADRLQTEPGWDSLVMVLDQAEQAGYDTTALLSKAAAQRDLTSADSASDVLVWRLHHLGFITPPPRRPRPNPSPAPGASPVTGAVPRQEATRPRRRL is encoded by the coding sequence ATGATCCCCAGCATCCACAAGCGCGGCAGCGACACCGTCGGCCTGATCCGCTACCTCTACGGCCCCGGCACCAAAGAGGAGCACACCAACCCGCACCTGGTCGCCGCCTTCGACCCGCTCACCCCCGACCCCGGCCGCGACCCGAGCGCCACCTACCAGCAGCTGCAGCACCTGCTCGACCAGCCCGTCAACGCGCTGCCCAAGGGCCGACGCCCGGCCAAGCACGTGTGGCACATCTCCGTACGAGCCAGCCCGGAGGACCCGATCCTGTCCGACGAAAACTGGGCCACCATCGCTCGCCGCACCGTCGCCGCCACCGGCATCGCCCCCGACGGCGACGAAGCCGCCTGCCGGTGGGCCGCCGTGCGCCACGCGGATGACCACATCCACATCATCGCCACCCTGGTCCGCGACGACGGACGCCGACCTCGGCTGCACAACGAAGCCCGCCGCGCCCAGGCCGAGGCCCGCCGCATCGAAGCCGACTACCGCCTGCGCCAAGTCGCTCCGGGCGACGGCACCGCCGCCAAGCGCCCCACCAGCGCCGCCCGCCACAAGGCCGAACGCCTCGGCCAGGAAGCCGCCTCGCAGGAACTGCTGCGCGAGCACGTCCGCCGCGCCCTGGCCGGCGCCTCCGATGAAACAGAGTTCTTCGACCGCCTCGCCGCCGAAGGCGTCCGCATCGACAAGCGCCTCGCGCCCTCCGGCGACGTGCTCGGCTACAAGGTCGCCATCGTCGGCGACCGCAACAAGGCCCAGGAGCCCATCTGGTACGCGGGATCAACCCTCGCGCCGGACCTGTCCCTGCCCCGCATCCGTAAACGGTTCACGGCTGCCGCGGACTTGGAAAGGGAGGCAGCAGCCTTTTACAGCAGCGGCGTCTCGGCGCCGGCCCGCGCCCGGTATGCCGCCGCCGATGCCACCGACACCGCTCGCGCCGCGTTCGCATTCGGCGACGAGCGCACGGCAGCCGCCCATCTGGTCGGTGTCGGGGAGGTCCTCGACGCGATTGCCCAGACCACTATCGGGCCCAGCCGCACCGAACTGCGCGAAGCGGCCTGGTACTTCGAGCGCGCCACCCGCTCCCACATTCGGGCCAAAGATCAGGAGATGTACGCCCTGCGCCGCGCGGCTCGCCAGATCGTGCACTCCGGTACCGCTCTCGGCCGCGGCCCGGACGGCACCGCCACCGCTCTCATCCTCGACGTCGTGATCCTGGCCGTCATCGCCGCCGCCCGCTGGCACGCTGCCCGCGGCCACGCCCAACAGACCGAAGCCGCCCAGCAGGCCGCCGGCCACCTTCGCGCCGCCTACCAGGCCGCCGCAGCCGAACCACTTGCCGCCCTGCGCACCCACGGTGAACGCCTGCATGCACCCACCCGGCAGCGCCACACGAACACGGTCCGCGCAGCCCTCCCGCACCTCGCCGACCGCCTCCAAACCGAGCCCGGCTGGGACTCTCTGGTGATGGTCCTCGACCAAGCCGAGCAGGCCGGGTACGACACCACCGCCCTGCTCTCCAAGGCCGCCGCCCAACGCGACCTCACCAGCGCCGACTCGGCCAGCGACGTCCTGGTGTGGCGTCTCCACCACCTCGGCTTCATCACCCCGCCGCCCCGACGGCCGCGGCCCAATCCGAGCCCAGCTCCCGGCGCCTCTCCCGTCACGGGAGCCGTTCCCCGGCAGGAAGCGACGCGACCGCGCCGACGGCTTTAA